A stretch of Bacillus pseudomycoides DNA encodes these proteins:
- a CDS encoding DUF3997 domain-containing protein, with the protein MKRLMTVIVIILLTGCAANSSHSAYTINDEYELIKTSGNAFELFPKQDAVYATQHVPAKIVEISWDDLYIIAKQIEDKSDPNNPESSITNKQNEHYWIIDMNNNRRFGPYNEKQFQEQKEAFRISQQLQSVEVYLSEQNKQSTNT; encoded by the coding sequence TTGAAGCGATTGATGACCGTAATTGTCATTATACTATTGACTGGTTGCGCGGCAAATTCTAGCCATTCAGCTTACACCATCAATGATGAATATGAACTAATAAAAACTTCCGGAAATGCATTTGAACTTTTTCCAAAACAAGACGCTGTATACGCTACACAGCATGTCCCAGCTAAAATTGTCGAAATTTCCTGGGATGATCTATATATTATTGCAAAACAAATTGAAGATAAATCTGATCCAAATAACCCAGAATCTAGTATTACAAATAAGCAAAACGAACATTATTGGATTATTGATATGAACAACAACCGTCGTTTTGGTCCTTATAATGAAAAACAATTTCAAGAACAAAAGGAAGCATTTCGAATCTCTCAACAATTACAAAGCGTCGAAGTTTATTTAAGTGAGCAAAACAAACAGTCAACAAATACCTAA